Part of the Metarhizium brunneum chromosome 6, complete sequence genome is shown below.
ACTCTATTTTGCCGTCAACTGACTATacctgttacacggaaatagcCTGTTGCACAAGGGCTACAATCCtgggacctagggcaaagtctCCCACCGAATTCTTGGATTTAAAGACGTTTTTGGCCaccgaggccttgaggaaaaccaaagacctttgatgccaaagactgttattagatgaattgagctatttgctccaagccctctataGAACCCTTATCACATGTCTGACAAGTTAAAtatctcttcttcttgcttgTCAGATTTGACCTCTTATAGGGCGTTATTGTCATGTGGTTTACTTGTCTCGACTGGGTCGTGATAAGAAACTAATATTACTATTAGGCCCCGAGTTTAGGTATTTGGGCTGTATGTGGAAGCTGCTCGCATCCAGCTGGCCGATTTGACCCCCTTTTGTAGAGCCTTTTAGCCAGTATTAACtagaaacattgaatgacACAATCACACACAACGCACAAAGCGTCCCTTCCAGGACAATTACCGAGGCAAGAGGAGCGATACGTATTGTATATGTTTTGGATAAAATATAGTTAAGATTAAGGTCCTCTGCATCTCAGTTAGGAGTTctatttaaataaatacGTTAGTTACTTATATCCAATTTTAATAACTTGACTGGGACCAATAATTTAATTTCGTCCTCTATTCTGGTTGCTTTTCTCGTTTATTCGATTTCTGCAAAGAGAGTACCGTGTAGTTATTGCGAAATAAAACCACACCAGGAACAAGGAAGCGGCGCATCTCCCTTCCCGTGCATGCGATTGACTCCTATGACCCCTTCACTATCCATCCCTCTACGCAATTGATAGGCATGACGATCTACTATAATACTTGTCCTTAACTTGCGCTGCCTAACACGGAGCCATGTAGTACCTGTCACATTCATTGATACATTGTCTAGAATGTAAATGAAATGCCCGGTCTAAATGCCTAATACGACATGAAGAGAAATAGAGAGAGGCCTACACCAACAAGAGTGCCTTCACTCTTGGCAACATTAAGTGCCACCACCACTATGCAGGATATCCCATTGATGTACACTGCATTCAGGGCAAGTCAATACAAAGTCTGCGACCGTCTGCTACATGGCTGGCTTCTCCGTCGCGGACAACACTTTTTCCATTCTATGTGTCTCAAAACCGCCATCATTCGGCCTAAGAAATATGCCGAGGCAGGACATCAGTCTCACCGATGCTACAAAGCTCGCATGTCCGGGACAGCCTAGTTTTCCGATCGTCATCTGCCGCCCTTTGTCAGTTGGACTACTGGGAGACGCCTAACCTTAATTGTACACGCTCTTTGACCTTAGTCTAAGCAAGTCTCTAAGCGAGGTGGAGTGCAAAATAAGGGAAGCGCGGCTATGTCAGCCATTGGATTGGGTACATAATGTCAATCGCATAAGGTTAATGCCAGAACAAGCAAAAGAAACCATTTGAAAGCAACGCTAGTCTTTCCAGCCGCACGGTTTCTACACGCATTAATATCAACTCCGCCAAGGCACAGAGCCGCACAGACGCTATCCACGACTGGCTCATTGCAAATGTTGCATTTGCTCCACGCGATCACACAGCAAAACCTCTGACTTGGCATCTTGATTCTCCCATCATGTCAATCTTGCTCAACAAAGCAGGGCCCACAGCAACTAAGCAAATATAATACATCGGTAAGGCGAGACATTTAGAGCCCTGCAGTGTAGAATCAGGTCCCCGTGCTAACACAATATGCCCCCTGGAGTCCTGGACTTGGATACTTACTAGCACTGGTAATGATGTATAAATATTCACAAGGACCTCGTCATGGCGAATCCTCTCTCAATAGCAACACAATATAATTCTCTAGATTCCATTTAGGAGTGTCCTATCTCACTATTTGATGTCCACAGACAAGTATCAAGTTCTGATATACACCCCAAGACACGGATAATCTTGTAACGATGCGCGTCTTGTGGCTAGCTACGGCACTTTACACGCTCACAGAGGCAGCGGCTCTGACACCCGAGACCAAAGCAGTTTGCTCGGGGCTGCATGCCAAATTCCCAGGGCAGCTGGTTTGGGACCCAATCGGACCGCAGGCCACCGACACAATCTCCCATGCTTCAACCTACAACACAGCCCTGTTCGACTATTGGAACGCCGCGAGTTCCAACAACAGAGCCGGCTGCGCATTCTTCCCATCCAACGCTGACCAAGTCTCTGTCGCAGTAAAGCTCCTCAACGCATACCCCACGGTCCGGTTCGCGCTCAAAGGCGGCGGGCATAACCCCAACCTAGGCCACTCCAGCGTGGACCAAGGGGTTCTGATTGCCTTTAGACCAAATTCGCAATACGCCATCCCCTCTGCCGATGGAGAGACCGTCGAGGTCGGCGCCGGGTGCAAGTGGGAAGATGTGTACTCGGCTCTTGAACCGCTGGGCAAAACCGCCGTGGGCGGCCGTTTGGGAGACGTCGGCGTTGCCGGCTTCCTGCTCGGCGGCGGGCTCTCCTACCTGTCCGCGCAATATGTAAGATGAAAACAGACTGGTCTTGTATCTGGCGTCTATAGTTTCCCGCTCACACTCCCGCCTAGGGCTTCGCGTGCGACAACGTCGTGAGCTTCGAGTGCGTCCTCGCAAACGGCACCATTGCGACTGCCAGCTCAACCTCACACCCCGAACTCTTCTTTGCCCTGCGAGGCGGGGGCAACCAGTACGCCATCGTGGCCAAGTTCGTCTTGAAGACGTACGGCATTGGCCAGAACGGCACCATCTGGGGCGGCGTCCGTACATACACGGCAGACAAGCGGAAGGAGGTTCTGTCCGCCGTGGCAAACTTCACCGCCAACAATGCCGACAGCAAGGCCGCCATTATCCCAACATTCAACTTCTTTTCGACGCTCGGAGTCAACGTCCCCGGGAGTctggtcttcttcttctacgACGGACTAGAGCCGCGCCGTGGCGTGTTTGACGAGTTTGACGCCATCGCGAGCTTTTCGGATAGCACCAAGCGCCGGTCCTACACTGACCTAACCAAAGAGGTGTTGGCCGGGGACATGAAGGGCCTGCGATTCCAAATTAGAGAAAACACGTTCCCCAACATGCCGGCAGGGGACATGAACTCTTTTCTAAACAGTCACTATAATCTTCTTGTCAAGAAGTCTACCGAGGCGGCGCTCGGGGATGTGCTAGACTTTAAACTCTTCTCATTTGCGGTCCAGCCAATGCCTCGTGGAATCGCGCGAGCTTCCTTGGAGAATGGGGGTCCCAACGCACTGGGGCTTGTGCCGGAACACGGGGACCGGGTGTGGATGGAGTACGACATTGCGTGGTTGAACCCGTTGTGTGACGACAAGTGCCCCGGCTTCTTTGAAAAGCTGGTCCAGTCCCAGCATGACCTCCACAGGGAAAAGTATTCCGGAATCTACCCGACGAATTACGAGTCTGGCGACCTGGAGTGGCTGAGGTGAGTTGGTTTTGCGTCCGTGTGCTCGACATTTTTTGTAATCCGTGTCTGCTACTGCCCCCTTATGCTGTCTACATCAACTGACATCTTATTACTAGCTATAATCCGATATTCATGAACGATGCCATGCAAGGACAGGACGTGTTGCAAAGCTACGGAAACGAGACATACTCGAGACTCTTGAGTATCCATAAGGCGTATGATCCTCGTGGCTTTTTCTCCGACAGACAGGGAGGCTTCAAATTCACTACATGAGGGACCAAAGGcctctttaaatacaagaagccGGTAAGGAACTTTACCCTAGGTCCCGTGTAACCTTTGacattgggccatttccgtgtaataCTTCTTGTGCGTTGCGTGTGATTGTGTTGTTGCGAGTTCATACTGGCTAAAAGGCTCTACAAAAAGGGGTCAAATCTAATAAGCGAGGAGAAGAGATATTTAACTAATCAGATATCTCTTGAGAAGTAATACTCTTATTCCTACACTTATAAATTTAACGTTTGACATGCTATTTCCAGCACATTGACAGTTGAATTTCTTCAACCTCACATTTACGAAACGTAACTATGCCCCAACATGTAAATCTCCTTAATAGCCGTACAAAATTTATACTGTCCGTCGGATCGCATTCTGTGCTGTGACACTTGCCAACTATCCCAACTGGAAAGCCTCAATACTTCAAAGTCTTACTAGCCCGGCACAGGCATGCGTTGGGCTAATTTCGTTGTATTAGTTGAGTTCCATAGTTTTGTTGGCCTGGTTCTGAGCATGCCACTGTCCTATCCCAAGAGACCGCTCTTGCCCGTCGACAGGTCACTCCAACTCCCGATGTTGCCTCCTTTGTCTACCGCGGGGACGATACATCTCCTCGATAGATACGGGCTGTTTGCGGATTCCAGCCTCAGGCTAATAGCCGGAAAAATCATGAATTATCTTTTAACCCTTCACGCTATTATAATGCTAGTTAAAATGGGTGCGGACTAGACTAGTTTAACGAGCCTGGTTTTGTCTTTTGAACCGCGTACGTATCAGCAGCAAAAAAAGCAGAAGCTAATAGCTGGTGGCTATATATAATTCGTGCTACACTAAACATGCTTGATAATGAATATCTCAGTGCCGAAACTGGAGTGGCTGTTTTAGGAGGCATAAATCAGAGGCAGATACGAAGGTATACACAAATGAGGCAACGAAGCGATAATAGAGTCAATGAAGCGAGGTGGATCGATCATGCGAAATACGATGTCGAACTACATCAGCGAGAGACAGATTCCTCCACATGCCACGTTAGCAGCGACTTTCCTCTCGTGTTAACGGGCCGCTCGTCTGGTAGCGGTTCTGAGAGCGGTTCTGACGAAGAATATGATGAAGACGCCCCGCGACGTCCACTATTTGCAGCAGGGGCCATATACATGGACCAAACGGATAGTGTTTTCGAACTATATAGTGCGCTTCCGCCTCATTTCACAGAATAAGCACCCAGAGAAGAATTCCCGGACCGAACACGGAACCAAAATCTCCGGATACGGAAGTTAAGTAAACCTCAGAAGACGCCTCGGCAGTATTCGTGCTAACAATGGCCAATAAAGCCACGAGAGTATTGAGCGCTACATCGACATGAACCCTCGACAACTACAAGGGATCTTTCCAACACCAACGAGGCGGGACAAGAGATGTTTGCCGGTGGAAGCCGAGGTGCATGTCCCACCTTGACTAGGCTCGGCTCACATTTCATGAGATCAGGCTTTGGAGCTGACCTACGAGCTAGCAAAGATTGAGATGTTCCCTATATCATCATGCTTTAGAGTTGAACTGACACTTTACAAGCAGAGCCGCGTACACACAGTTGCTGCAATCTGCCTGGTGGCTCTAGAAGGAGTGCAGGGAGAAAAGGTAGGTGGAATATAGACGAACAAAAACTTGACACTAGAGCATTGGTATCTAGCTGCCGCATCACCAGACGACAAGTGAGTTGTCCAACTTCGCAAAAACGATGCTCCGCCGTACCAAAGTTGAAGCCCCTGCCGGGAAGTGCGGTAGGTTTCATATCAAGTTAAACCGTCTTGGTTATCTCGGCTAACACTTGTTGCTCAAAGTGGCTGTACCCCGGTTAAATAAAAATGATGTAAACGCAGCCGCCGGCATATGTCACTTTTATGCCTGAACTCATGTTACACGGTTAGGACCCAATAACAAAGTCCAATAAAGGGGCACCGCCGACAGAGGACCTCGAAGTTACACAAATTGGATGCATGACCCGGTGAGAACCTTGGGCACAGCTGTTCccttcatgtatatatagtggtcAGTCGtccctttcttcctcttggaaGACCAAGGACCTTCGACACGCTTCAACACTATCACTGAATCGAGttattgctccaagccttttgtattgagcccttgtcacaagtCATGTTTCTGTCGACGAGTTGCATGGAGACTAACACCTTCATGTTAGACAGTTGGATTCCAAGGGTGCATATATCGAAGCCACCAGCCAGGGTCTTGACATGTACCGGGCCAAGTCGATAAACCCCAAATTCAACGACAAGGTCGTTTCACTTGTTTGCGAGAAGGCTCGTTTTCTGGCATAGTTTTTAACAAAGGTACTATTCTTAAATTGGCATATAAAATCCTTTTAAATTCACGTATTTTAGTATAGATAAAAATGATTGTGACGGTCTGGACCAGGCACAAAGAAAGGATGGTAGCACTAGGTGGTCATCAAATTTGATTGACTTGACTAAATAAAATTGACTCAAGTGTAACTTCCCCCGCCACTTTGGACTACTCGTGACTAGTCTCTTCAAATGCTTGCAATGCTTGCAATGCTTCCCCCACCAGTTTGGCACCATACGCGCTTCGCATGTCAATGGCTCTCCATCGCACGTCGCCAAGCTGTAAACTTGTCGACTTGTCACCCAACAATGGTTAGGGATCAACTTACCTATCTGCGTGTGGTTTGCATCCAAGGTCGGGAATGGGGCAACAAAGGTGTTGACCAGCCGAGCATGCCAGTGCCGATTCTGGATGTCACGTGGAGGCGCGGTTGGTCTTGTGTGTCAACCTAGTGCTACAGTGGgttgtaccagacatgattGATACTTTAGTGGGATGGCCAGGCGTCCactcgccatcatcaacttgGACCTCGACTCAATCCTCAGCACACCAGACTCTCGTTCCCAATGGTAGCGCGGCCTTTCCGGCCAACGTCTGTGGCCGCGATTGGACTTGTTCTCTTTCTCGCCACATGCTTCCTCTACGCCAGCATACCATGGCACGCAAGCCTGAGCCGACACGGCGCTCTCTCGGCCGCCCAAGACCCAGGCCTCGAATTCCCCAATGACCCGGTCCCTCGACGCGACTTTGCACCTCTGTCTACATACGCGGCGCAAAACATCCACGAGCCATCTCGATTTGCCTTTGCAACATTCTACTGCAGCCGCAACGCAGACACTAGAGGTCCTTATTTCGAGTCTACGCAATCCATCATCTGGAGGCTTCTCTGGTCCGACTATCGTTCAAAATATcccgtcatcgtctttgtATGCCCCTTTATCCCGGAGACGCACCGTCAGATTTTCCGCGGGCAAGGCGCCATAGTCAAGGAGATTGAACTGCTCGATACCATCATACCCGATGAAGCGATTCTGACAAAGCGGTGGATAGACGTGCTGTCCAAGCTTAATGTATGGAAACAGGTGGAATGGAAGCGCATCGTGTTCCTGGATTCGGATGCCTTCCCCATCAGGAACATGGACGACATCTTCGACTTGGTGCCGGAGCAGCAGTGCAACAAGGCCGCCCTGCATCCCGAGGAccaggccgtcgtcggcaacggcaagggcggcgaggacatgTGCAACTACGTCTACGCGGGCGTGGCACAGTTCCAGCTCGACAACATCAACGCCGGCATGCTGGTCCTGAAGCCGAATCTCGACATGCACGCCAAACTCATCAGGGCGGCCAGGAGCACGGCCGACTACGACGTAAGGGACATGGAGCAGGGTGTCTTGAAGTCCAAGAATGCCTTTGCAGCCGACGGCCCGTTTCCGGTACAGCGCCTGCCGCCCATCTGGAATGCCCTCCCGGAATACTACACCAAGTACCTTGGGGACGAGGCCGAGCGGACTGAGGGTCCGATCCGGGTCCTGCACGTCAAGATGTGGAATCGGCTCTGGGGGTCCTGGAACAACTTGACGCATCTGAATGACATGTGGGATCTGGATTGGATGAAGATGTGCAGGTTTTTCGATTCAGACGACTTTGTCAAGGCAAGAACGAGTGGTGTATACGAGACGCCGTGGGAGAGATTGGCAAAGAGCCAGAACCAGGGAATAGCGCCTTAGCGTCAACTATACTACTTGCTCCGTCTCGCGCCACAAGACGCATCTGTAATTGGGGGGGTTCTACCGATCCGCCCTGTCTGAGATGCAGCGGAGCGTCCGTGTTTGTCTTTGACCTCGTTGTTATCTGGCGGGGGGCGCTACGGACCCGAGACATGAAACCGGGCAATTTCCCAAAGGTTTTTACTACTAAAATAGCTAGGGTGTCTGCCATGTCCTGTTTGCCGCCTAGTTGCCATGTACAAGAACGGACATGGTGCTACAAGTCCCCGTTGGCCAAGAGAAGAATCATCGCTGCTACATGCCACAAGATTCATGGCGCTTCGGACTACCAGACTGAGCAGCGACGTACGGCCTAAATTTTCCCATGACGTATGGGGCAGTTTGCGGCATCGTGTCTAGACGGTGCGCCTCGGGTTCGAACGCGCGTTCTGCGTGACAAGGTTGACTTTTGGCATGACACGCCCCAGAgagcatgtacatacttAAGCATAAGCAGATCAAGGCAACCCATCTGGCAGCGTCTCCGCCCAGTAGCACATGCCAAAAAATTGACAGTCTACAGAGCCCGGAGCTGTTGGGCCCCGGCAGCTAGCTGGGAACCTCCCGGTCACTTGTGCCCCTTTGGGTCTGGTTATTTTAAATACCTCGCTGATCTCTGGCGCGGTGGTGGAGACGGCTGGGGAAGAAGGCTTTTTTGGCCGATCAACGGGTTGAAGAAACAAAATCCACAGTCATCTGTGGGGATGGATGTCCTCGTACAAAACATGGGCCACGCTGCCCATCTCCCCGGAAAACGTCTACCCCAACTTTTGTCGAGTCAGACTTGGCCCAGCACAAGATAATCTTCAAGTCTGTCGAACCTGGTTCAGAACCACCTACGCTCACCATGAAGTTCCTCGCCATTGCATCGCTAGCCATGGCCTCGTTGGCCGCGGGCCAGAGCCTCGCCGATCTGCCCAGCTGCTCGCTTAGCTGTCTCAACGACGCTGTGAAACAGGGCACGACGTGCTCAGCGACGGATTTGCCTTGCATCTGCAGCAAGTTCGATGTCATCCAGGGCGCCGCTGCGGGCTGTATCCTCAGCGCTTGCGGCCAGGACGTCGCTCTCAGTACGTGTACACATGTTTCCATGCCATGGGCCCATGGTTGACTGACACCTGCCATCCAGACGAGGTCCTTCCTGCAACGCAAAAGCTTTGTGCCAAcgccggcagcggcagcaacaCCGGCACGTCTGCGCCCACGCCGACGAAACGGCCGGGCCaaactgccactgccactgtCGCGCCTGTGCCTCCTCCGGCGACCACGGTAGAGCCGGTCTCGCCTCCTCCTGCCACCACCGGCGGAGCCACTGGCTTTGCGCCCATGGGAGgattggccatgttggcattCGCGGCGTTGGCTCTGTGATTTGTTTCAATGGGGGTTGGGGCCGTTTCAACAGAGAAAAGGCTTCTGCCTAGGCGCGAATTCGGCATGGACCAAGACACatagattttttttcttctccttcttaATTTCTGGAATTGTGGGAGACGTGTCGTCGCATTGGCAAGGACCAATGGCTTGCTGCGAGGCATCCTTTGGTCCTGACTCGTGAGCGTTGCGTCGGCACGCCTCCCGTGGGAACTGGTCAAACCCGGAagggtttttttcttcttcaagtgTACTTATTTTCACAGAGCTTGGTATTAGCCTTATGCTACTAAATCTAAACTTGTAGTCTATCAATTGGGCGGACACGTTTCTCCCGTCTTTGTCCTAGACTTGCCACTTGTTCTAGAAACTAACACGGTGGGCAAGGCACTATGTGTCTTTCCGGCGTAAAACCACGAAGACGAGTGTCACGAGGGCTGTTATCCACCCTGACCGTACGAACACCAAAAGTTAagcctcttttcttttcctctcgTGCTCCCCGCCGATTGTTGCGTATCACCGATGTCCGTCGTGTCACACTCGCTTCGGGGCCCGCGAGCATGTTCGACGTCGAAGACAACCGTCCATGTCCTGCTCCACCGGCCAAGTGGGCTCGACTGCCGAATGCGGTATATTCTCCATGGATTTGTGGCGCTGGCTGCAAGCCCCGGCTGCCGCCATGGGTCCTGGCCAGGGGTGCATGTGGAGGTGGCTCGGTTGGCTCGGACGACGGACCCAATCCTGCCATCTAGAATGGAACCATGGCaggccaatggcagcaaATTGGCCCGTCGCTTATCTAATACCCTGTCGTCCCCGGCTGCAGATGTCCCCGGGCCAAGTTGCATGTTCCCAATGACAACGGACAGAGAGGACCGTGGACATGGACCGGCCTAGGATACCCTTCCCTCGGGCTCCCACACCAAACCCGGCAACCTAGTGGCGGCGGGAACCGAGGACAAGAGACTGCGTGTGTGTAGGGAGTCATGGCATGtgaaatacatacatgcgctGCGGCCAAAGCGGAGGCCTAAACGATCTCATCAAGATTGTAGATGCTCTGCGACTCTGTGGGGTTCCAACAcagcgaacattgaacccagCTCCTGCTGTTATTCTTGACAGGGCTGGAATACGGGGCAGGGTTCGGGCTGCAaattgacatctggagtcaTTCATTGACAGAGCCCTTTCCCACCACCGGTACGTACTGAGTACTCTGTAACATGACTGATGACTGATGTCTTGGTGGAACGGAAGCCATCCATAGTATGGCAGCTAGTCTTGTGCCACCCGCGTTCAACGTAGACTTTGTGTGAATGGTG
Proteins encoded:
- the mug136_1 gene encoding Meiotically up-regulated 136 protein yields the protein MVARPFRPTSVAAIGLVLFLATCFLYASIPWHASLSRHGALSAAQDPGLEFPNDPVPRRDFAPLSTYAAQNIHEPSRFAFATFYCSRNADTRGPYFESTQSIIWRLLWSDYRSKYPVIVFVCPFIPETHRQIFRGQGAIVKEIELLDTIIPDEAILTKRWIDVLSKLNVWKQVEWKRIVFLDSDAFPIRNMDDIFDLVPEQQCNKAALHPEDQAVVGNGKGGEDMCNYVYAGVAQFQLDNINAGMLVLKPNLDMHAKLIRAARSTADYDVRDMEQGVLKSKNAFAADGPFPVQRLPPIWNALPEYYTKYLGDEAERTEGPIRVLHVKMWNRLWGSWNNLTHLNDMWDLDWMKMCRFFDSDDFVKARTSGVYETPWERLAKSQNQGIAP